The Anolis carolinensis isolate JA03-04 chromosome 1, rAnoCar3.1.pri, whole genome shotgun sequence genome window below encodes:
- the LOC103282987 gene encoding uncharacterized protein LOC103282987 isoform X1 yields MSVPDRFYPKGMGKVDYRAKTLSWQEKHRHPPTVAHKVWVSWPLSPPFRAEEQKRKMHGATFPCFHPAGGPSLPGASPDCGLFSFEKVPFLPWRPRVLRSLKSVGAGIAFLSTKMGREHSRQLPLRPAGSDASAPEVPPRAPRWTALDSWFRKVRTRRSLRRVSPENVAVPVDPPSPPETQGTRAEAPSPRTLIIEVRPASKFLGREKLPWEASILQAERKNQTSESAESSFLSEQILTSPKDKQPIELGSKEVGIPSEVLEEGAARALDTESVHEPPLKTSTDSEAATLADIPSLEDEVWDPLPSTSSSVGPGEDEDPALHPRRWSSLDPEQAKQHLHHLCLLVCSSSSAEVTQAVDYVARKHLKMATDHFLESGGRACGELVSAVLNSPYCCLEAALDLFLAKVKEGPWLAQEGEEQGSPTFDAVTARATRAIGGIIRHIRDSTRLEGWFLELLLALVTNFIEVTRPGLEAPSRNRSNSYVPPEELANIIIVLVKRVAPKSFNRTSEWMLEDDPSICPEGIALQLRSLLKSSSSLVQHLHSIWEKEAPLEHSAGVVAFYVQLLKIGQRPHSSEKTWALLTAWLQHHSLAVQHQSRQGLLLLCETYWETMGLQELLDGIIGGMQSPHTNIAMEFLNLAGQLEPLLHIEDRALAKVHLTATCRRLFHHEAANIRTAALECFRHFIWRPGHPLQERQTISDLLVVLMHVEDEDEEVAKTARETLREAADVLNWHLKDSVLAEDTFSLQELLHKISKRLIHHCRPRKELEEQVYGCLRIFKSQRPSARKVAAMLVGHILHKNYKMCVDRNLYTYHAWLINLLEDRDPEVRRVGRETKTILARVTALHHRHGLRAALRRLAAPCRRERYPPEYAKRPPA; encoded by the exons atGTCTGTTCCTGATCGCTTTTATCCTAAAGGCATGGGGAAAGTGGATTacagggcaaaaactttgtcctggcaagagaaacatcGCCACCCACCCACTGTGGCACACAAAGTTTGGGTCTCATGGCCCCTGAGTCCACCCTTCAGAGCAGAAGAGCAGAAAAGGAAGATGCATGGGGCCACTTTTCCTTGCTTCCATCCTGCTGGGGGCCCCTCCCTTCCAGGAGCATCTCCAGACTGCGGgttgttttcctttgaaaaggTTCCGTTCTTGCCATGGAGACCGAGGGTTCTGAGAAGCCTCAAGTCAGTTGGCGCTGGCATTGCCTTCCTGAGCACCAAGATGGGCAGAGAGCACTCCAGACAGCTCCCACTGAGGCCAGCCGGGAGCGATGCCTCTGCGCCAGAAGTCCCTCCGCGTGCCCCCCGATGGACGGCCCTGGACTCGTGGTTCAGG AAGGTCAGGACGAGGCGCTCGCTTCGCCGCGTGAGCCCCGAAAACGTAGCTGTTCCTGTGGATCCTCCAAG TCCTCCGGAGACACAAGGAACGCGCGCGGAGGCGCCCTCTCCCCGGACGCTGATAATTGAAGTGAGGCCAGCGTCCAAG tTTCTGGGGAGAGAGAAGCTCCCCTGGGAGGCTAGCATCCTTCAGGCGGAGCGTAAGAACCAGACCTCAGAGAGTGCAGAGAG CAGCTTCCTCTCGGAGCAAATCCTGACTTCACCAAAGGACAAACAACCCATAGAGTTG GGTTCAAAGGAAGTTGGGATCCCTTCGGAGGTCCTGGAGGAGGGGGCGGCCCGGGCCCTCGATACAGAGAG TGTCCATGAGCCCCCTCTGAAGACATCGACG GACTCCGAAGCGGCAACGCTGGCTGACATCCCCAGCCTGGAGGATGAGGTGTGGGACCCTCTCCCCAGTACAAGCAG CTCCGTAGGACCCGGCGAAGATGAAGATCCTGCCCTGCACCCGAGGAGATGGTCCTCCCTGGACCCAGAACAG GCAAAACAACACCTACACCATCTTTGCCTGCTGGTCTGCAGTTCCTCCTCTGCAGAGGTCACGCAGGCAGTGGATTACGTGGCCCGAAAACATCTAAAGATGGCCACGGACCACTTTCTGGAGTCCGGCGGGAG GGCATGTGGTGAATTAGTAAGCGCCGTACTCAATTCACCATATTGTTGCCTGGAAGCGGCGCTGGACCTGTTCCTGGCCAAGGTAAAGGAGGGACCTTGGCTGGCCCAGGAGGGCGAGGAACAGGGCAGCCCTACTTTTGATGCGGTCACG GCAAGAGCGACGCGGGCCATCGGCGGGATCATCAGACACATCAGGGACAGCACGCGCCTGGAGGGGTGGTTCCTGGAGCTTCTGCTCGCCTTGGTGACCAACTTCATCGAGGTCACAAGGCCTGGGTTGGAGGCACCCAGCAGGAACCGGAGCAACAGCTATGTTCCTCCAGA agaACTGGCGAATATCATCATCGTGCTAGTGAAGAGGGTGGCACCGAAGTCCTTCAACAGGACCTCCGAGTGGATGCTAGAAGACGACCCAAGCATCTGCCCTGAGGGGATAGCCCTCCAGTTGCG GAGCCTCCTCAAGTCCTCCTCCTCCCTAGTCCAGCACCTGCATTCCATCTGGGAGAAAGAAGCGCCGCTGGAGCATTCGGCCGGCGTGGTGGCCTTCTACGTCCAG CTGCTGAAGATCGGCCAGCGCCCACACTCCTCGGAGAAGACCTGGGCACTGCTGACGGCCTGGCTTCAACATCACAGCCTGGCCGTCCAACATCAGAGCAGGCAGGGCCTTCTCCTGCTCTGCGAGACATACTGGGAG aCCATGGGCCTTCAGGAACTCCTAGACGGCATCATCGGCGGAATGCAATCACCGCACACTAACATCGCCATGGAGTTCCTGAACCTGGCTGGCCAGCTGGAGCCACTGCTGCATATTGAAGACCGGGCCCTTGCGAAGGTTCACCTAACTGCCACATGCCGCCGCCTCTTCCACCAT GAGGCGGCCAACATCCGAACGGCAGCCCTCGAATGCTTCCGGCATTTCATCTGGCGCCCGGGACATCCTCTTCAGGAGCGTCAAACCATCAGTGACCTCCTGGTGGTGCTGATGCAtgtggaggatgaggatgaggaggtGGCCAAG ACTGCGAGGGAGACCCTCAGGGAGGCGGCGGACGTCCTGAATTGGCACCTGAAGGACAGCGTTCTGGCGGAGGACACCTTCAGCTTGCAGGAGCTGCTGCATAAGATCTCCAAGCGCCTG atccatcattgccgCCCCAGGAAAGAGTTGGAGGAACAGGTGTATGGCTGCCTCCGTATCTTTAAAAGCCAACGTCCATCGGCTAGAAAGGTGGCAGCCATGTTAGTCG GCCACATTCTGCACAAGAACTACAAGATGTGTGTCGACAGGAACCTCTACACCTACCACGCCT gGCTGATCAACCTCCTTGAAGACCGTGACCCTGAAGTCAGGCGAGTTGGCAGGGAGACTAAGACCATCCTTGCCAGGGTCACTGCCCTACACCACCGACACGGGCTGCGGGCTGCTCTTCGGCGCTTGGCGGCTCCCTGCAGGCGGGAGAGGTACCCCCCAGAGTACG
- the LOC103282987 gene encoding uncharacterized protein LOC103282987 isoform X2, giving the protein MSVPDRFYPKGMGKVDYRAKTLSWQEKHRHPPTVAHKVWVSWPLSPPFRAEEQKRKMHGATFPCFHPAGGPSLPGASPDCGLFSFEKVPFLPWRPRVLRSLKSVGAGIAFLSTKMGREHSRQLPLRPAGSDASAPEVPPRAPRWTALDSWFRKVRTRRSLRRVSPENVAVPVDPPSPPETQGTRAEAPSPRTLIIEVRPASKFLGREKLPWEASILQAERKNQTSESAESFLSEQILTSPKDKQPIELGSKEVGIPSEVLEEGAARALDTESVHEPPLKTSTDSEAATLADIPSLEDEVWDPLPSTSSSVGPGEDEDPALHPRRWSSLDPEQAKQHLHHLCLLVCSSSSAEVTQAVDYVARKHLKMATDHFLESGGRACGELVSAVLNSPYCCLEAALDLFLAKVKEGPWLAQEGEEQGSPTFDAVTARATRAIGGIIRHIRDSTRLEGWFLELLLALVTNFIEVTRPGLEAPSRNRSNSYVPPEELANIIIVLVKRVAPKSFNRTSEWMLEDDPSICPEGIALQLRSLLKSSSSLVQHLHSIWEKEAPLEHSAGVVAFYVQLLKIGQRPHSSEKTWALLTAWLQHHSLAVQHQSRQGLLLLCETYWETMGLQELLDGIIGGMQSPHTNIAMEFLNLAGQLEPLLHIEDRALAKVHLTATCRRLFHHEAANIRTAALECFRHFIWRPGHPLQERQTISDLLVVLMHVEDEDEEVAKTARETLREAADVLNWHLKDSVLAEDTFSLQELLHKISKRLIHHCRPRKELEEQVYGCLRIFKSQRPSARKVAAMLVGHILHKNYKMCVDRNLYTYHAWLINLLEDRDPEVRRVGRETKTILARVTALHHRHGLRAALRRLAAPCRRERYPPEYAKRPPA; this is encoded by the exons atGTCTGTTCCTGATCGCTTTTATCCTAAAGGCATGGGGAAAGTGGATTacagggcaaaaactttgtcctggcaagagaaacatcGCCACCCACCCACTGTGGCACACAAAGTTTGGGTCTCATGGCCCCTGAGTCCACCCTTCAGAGCAGAAGAGCAGAAAAGGAAGATGCATGGGGCCACTTTTCCTTGCTTCCATCCTGCTGGGGGCCCCTCCCTTCCAGGAGCATCTCCAGACTGCGGgttgttttcctttgaaaaggTTCCGTTCTTGCCATGGAGACCGAGGGTTCTGAGAAGCCTCAAGTCAGTTGGCGCTGGCATTGCCTTCCTGAGCACCAAGATGGGCAGAGAGCACTCCAGACAGCTCCCACTGAGGCCAGCCGGGAGCGATGCCTCTGCGCCAGAAGTCCCTCCGCGTGCCCCCCGATGGACGGCCCTGGACTCGTGGTTCAGG AAGGTCAGGACGAGGCGCTCGCTTCGCCGCGTGAGCCCCGAAAACGTAGCTGTTCCTGTGGATCCTCCAAG TCCTCCGGAGACACAAGGAACGCGCGCGGAGGCGCCCTCTCCCCGGACGCTGATAATTGAAGTGAGGCCAGCGTCCAAG tTTCTGGGGAGAGAGAAGCTCCCCTGGGAGGCTAGCATCCTTCAGGCGGAGCGTAAGAACCAGACCTCAGAGAGTGCAGAGAG CTTCCTCTCGGAGCAAATCCTGACTTCACCAAAGGACAAACAACCCATAGAGTTG GGTTCAAAGGAAGTTGGGATCCCTTCGGAGGTCCTGGAGGAGGGGGCGGCCCGGGCCCTCGATACAGAGAG TGTCCATGAGCCCCCTCTGAAGACATCGACG GACTCCGAAGCGGCAACGCTGGCTGACATCCCCAGCCTGGAGGATGAGGTGTGGGACCCTCTCCCCAGTACAAGCAG CTCCGTAGGACCCGGCGAAGATGAAGATCCTGCCCTGCACCCGAGGAGATGGTCCTCCCTGGACCCAGAACAG GCAAAACAACACCTACACCATCTTTGCCTGCTGGTCTGCAGTTCCTCCTCTGCAGAGGTCACGCAGGCAGTGGATTACGTGGCCCGAAAACATCTAAAGATGGCCACGGACCACTTTCTGGAGTCCGGCGGGAG GGCATGTGGTGAATTAGTAAGCGCCGTACTCAATTCACCATATTGTTGCCTGGAAGCGGCGCTGGACCTGTTCCTGGCCAAGGTAAAGGAGGGACCTTGGCTGGCCCAGGAGGGCGAGGAACAGGGCAGCCCTACTTTTGATGCGGTCACG GCAAGAGCGACGCGGGCCATCGGCGGGATCATCAGACACATCAGGGACAGCACGCGCCTGGAGGGGTGGTTCCTGGAGCTTCTGCTCGCCTTGGTGACCAACTTCATCGAGGTCACAAGGCCTGGGTTGGAGGCACCCAGCAGGAACCGGAGCAACAGCTATGTTCCTCCAGA agaACTGGCGAATATCATCATCGTGCTAGTGAAGAGGGTGGCACCGAAGTCCTTCAACAGGACCTCCGAGTGGATGCTAGAAGACGACCCAAGCATCTGCCCTGAGGGGATAGCCCTCCAGTTGCG GAGCCTCCTCAAGTCCTCCTCCTCCCTAGTCCAGCACCTGCATTCCATCTGGGAGAAAGAAGCGCCGCTGGAGCATTCGGCCGGCGTGGTGGCCTTCTACGTCCAG CTGCTGAAGATCGGCCAGCGCCCACACTCCTCGGAGAAGACCTGGGCACTGCTGACGGCCTGGCTTCAACATCACAGCCTGGCCGTCCAACATCAGAGCAGGCAGGGCCTTCTCCTGCTCTGCGAGACATACTGGGAG aCCATGGGCCTTCAGGAACTCCTAGACGGCATCATCGGCGGAATGCAATCACCGCACACTAACATCGCCATGGAGTTCCTGAACCTGGCTGGCCAGCTGGAGCCACTGCTGCATATTGAAGACCGGGCCCTTGCGAAGGTTCACCTAACTGCCACATGCCGCCGCCTCTTCCACCAT GAGGCGGCCAACATCCGAACGGCAGCCCTCGAATGCTTCCGGCATTTCATCTGGCGCCCGGGACATCCTCTTCAGGAGCGTCAAACCATCAGTGACCTCCTGGTGGTGCTGATGCAtgtggaggatgaggatgaggaggtGGCCAAG ACTGCGAGGGAGACCCTCAGGGAGGCGGCGGACGTCCTGAATTGGCACCTGAAGGACAGCGTTCTGGCGGAGGACACCTTCAGCTTGCAGGAGCTGCTGCATAAGATCTCCAAGCGCCTG atccatcattgccgCCCCAGGAAAGAGTTGGAGGAACAGGTGTATGGCTGCCTCCGTATCTTTAAAAGCCAACGTCCATCGGCTAGAAAGGTGGCAGCCATGTTAGTCG GCCACATTCTGCACAAGAACTACAAGATGTGTGTCGACAGGAACCTCTACACCTACCACGCCT gGCTGATCAACCTCCTTGAAGACCGTGACCCTGAAGTCAGGCGAGTTGGCAGGGAGACTAAGACCATCCTTGCCAGGGTCACTGCCCTACACCACCGACACGGGCTGCGGGCTGCTCTTCGGCGCTTGGCGGCTCCCTGCAGGCGGGAGAGGTACCCCCCAGAGTACG